One window of the Methanobacterium sp. Maddingley MBC34 genome contains the following:
- a CDS encoding ribosomal protein S3, eukaryotic/archaeal type (PFAM: KH domain; Ribosomal protein S3, C-terminal domain~TIGRFAM: ribosomal protein S3, eukaryotic/archaeal type), producing the protein MIEKDFVTEGLKRTRIDEYLEKELDRAGYGGMEIQVTPLGTMVVVYAERPGMVIGRGGKTVRAITQNLKNNYELENPQVEVKEVDIPELNPKIMAHKISAMLQRGMHFRRVAYSALRRIMGAGAQGVEVTISGKIRGSRSACAKFTDGYIKKCGEPSIKYVKQGFATAPLKPGVLGISVRIMPPDVVLPDKVDIIQPKVEEPVASEAVETVEAPVEEITEGSVEILEEITQEAAEEAAEVPVEEPVKDDLKTKATEAKETVEEKTEEVVEKATE; encoded by the coding sequence ATGATTGAAAAGGACTTTGTAACCGAGGGACTAAAGAGAACCAGAATCGATGAATATCTGGAGAAAGAACTTGACAGAGCAGGATACGGTGGAATGGAAATCCAGGTAACACCCCTAGGTACCATGGTAGTGGTATATGCCGAAAGACCAGGAATGGTAATTGGCCGAGGCGGTAAAACTGTACGAGCCATAACCCAAAACCTCAAAAACAACTACGAACTGGAAAATCCCCAGGTAGAAGTTAAAGAAGTTGACATTCCTGAACTTAACCCAAAAATCATGGCCCACAAAATATCTGCCATGCTCCAGAGAGGAATGCACTTCCGAAGGGTGGCATACTCTGCCCTCAGGAGAATCATGGGTGCTGGAGCCCAGGGAGTGGAAGTAACCATCTCCGGTAAAATCAGAGGATCCAGATCTGCCTGCGCAAAATTCACAGATGGATACATCAAAAAATGTGGAGAACCATCCATCAAATATGTGAAGCAAGGATTCGCCACTGCACCACTCAAACCTGGTGTTCTGGGAATATCAGTACGTATCATGCCTCCAGATGTTGTTCTACCGGATAAGGTGGATATCATCCAGCCTAAAGTGGAAGAACCAGTCGCAAGTGAGGCAGTTGAAACTGTTGAAGCTCCTGTTGAGGAAATCACCGAAGGTTCTGTGGAAATCTTAGAAGAGATTACCCAAGAAGCTGCAGAAGAAGCCGCTGAAGTACCAGTGGAAGAACCTGTTAAAGATGATCTCAAAACCAAAGCCACCGAAGCCAAAGAAACTGTTGAAGAAAAAACTGAAGAAGTAGTGGAAAAAGCTACTGAG
- a CDS encoding ribosomal protein L22/L17 (PFAM: Ribosomal protein L22p/L17e~TIGRFAM: ribosomal protein L22(archaeal)/L17(eukaryotic/archaeal)), which produces MAKMKYAYEGSGKVAKAAGRSLKISPKHSVEICRELRGMYLDEAKEYLEDVIQMKRAVPFKRHNKKVGHKRGLKGWPTGRYPKKAATQILEVLENAEANAEYQGMDTEDLKIIHISSHRGFIIRGYIPRAFGRATPFNTPTTHIQVVLREAESA; this is translated from the coding sequence ATGGCAAAAATGAAATACGCTTACGAAGGATCTGGAAAAGTCGCCAAGGCAGCTGGAAGATCCCTCAAGATCTCCCCCAAACACTCAGTGGAGATCTGCAGAGAACTCCGGGGCATGTACCTTGACGAAGCCAAGGAATACTTGGAAGATGTCATCCAGATGAAAAGAGCTGTACCATTCAAACGACACAACAAAAAAGTAGGCCACAAAAGAGGACTAAAAGGATGGCCTACAGGCCGTTACCCTAAAAAAGCAGCCACCCAGATCTTAGAAGTTCTGGAAAACGCAGAGGCCAATGCTGAATACCAGGGTATGGACACAGAAGACCTTAAAATAATCCACATATCCAGCCACCGGGGTTTCATAATCAGAGGATACATCCCACGAGCATTCGGAAGGGCCACACCATTCAACACCCCCACTACACACATTCAAGTAGTTCTAAGGGAGGCAGAGAGCGCATGA
- a CDS encoding ribosomal protein S19/S15 (PFAM: Ribosomal protein S19~TIGRFAM: ribosomal protein S19(archaeal)/S15(eukaryotic)): protein MARKEFKYRGYTLEELQQMPLDNVIQLLPSTQRRSLKRGFLPRQKKVLEKIRKLKKEGDTGGRPKIIRTHCRDMIVLPEMVGMTFGIYNGKTFVDVQIQPEMIGCYFGEFAITRQRVQHGDPGMGATRSSMFVPLK from the coding sequence TTGGCGAGGAAAGAATTCAAGTATCGCGGTTACACCCTGGAAGAGCTGCAGCAGATGCCACTGGATAACGTCATCCAGTTGTTACCATCAACACAGCGCAGATCCCTGAAAAGGGGATTCCTACCCAGGCAAAAAAAAGTACTAGAGAAGATACGAAAACTGAAAAAAGAAGGAGACACGGGTGGACGACCCAAAATAATCAGGACCCACTGTAGGGACATGATCGTGCTACCAGAAATGGTGGGCATGACCTTTGGAATCTACAATGGTAAAACATTTGTGGACGTCCAGATACAGCCCGAAATGATCGGATGTTACTTTGGTGAATTTGCAATTACCCGTCAAAGAGTACAGCACGGAGACCCTGGTATGGGTGCTACCCGTTCATCCATGTTCGTGCCCCTGAAATAA
- a CDS encoding ribosomal protein L2 (PFAM: Ribosomal Proteins L2, RNA binding domain; Ribosomal Proteins L2, C-terminal domain), producing the protein MGKRLIIQRRGRGTPTYRSASHRFKGKIQYRSFDDIEKNGSLNGKVVDILHDPGRTAPVAKVKFENGEQKLILAPESIAINDEIACGISAPIKPGNSLPLGEIPEGTPVYNLERNPGDGGKFVRSSGTYASLITHDVGKAIVELPSGELKAFNPQCRATIGVVAGGGRKEKPFLKAGNRHHAAKAKGKKSVGVRGVAMNAVDHPHGGGNRQHPGRPTTVSRHAPPGRKVGSIAARRTGRRR; encoded by the coding sequence ATGGGAAAACGATTAATAATTCAGAGGCGGGGAAGAGGAACCCCCACCTACCGAAGTGCATCACACCGTTTCAAAGGAAAAATACAGTACCGTTCATTTGATGATATAGAAAAAAATGGCAGCCTAAATGGAAAAGTAGTGGACATCCTCCACGATCCAGGTAGAACTGCCCCTGTGGCCAAGGTCAAGTTCGAAAATGGTGAACAAAAATTGATACTGGCCCCAGAAAGCATAGCCATCAACGATGAAATCGCATGCGGAATATCCGCACCAATAAAACCAGGAAACTCACTACCACTGGGAGAAATCCCTGAAGGAACACCAGTGTACAACCTGGAAAGAAACCCCGGAGACGGAGGAAAATTCGTCCGATCTTCAGGTACTTACGCTTCTCTTATCACCCATGACGTGGGTAAAGCCATTGTGGAACTTCCCTCCGGGGAATTAAAGGCTTTCAACCCCCAGTGCAGAGCCACCATAGGTGTTGTTGCCGGGGGAGGTAGGAAAGAAAAACCATTCCTCAAAGCAGGAAACCGACACCATGCTGCAAAAGCTAAGGGTAAAAAGAGCGTGGGAGTGCGTGGTGTTGCAATGAACGCAGTAGACCACCCACACGGTGGTGGAAACCGCCAGCACCCAGGACGACCTACCACAGTCTCCAGACACGCCCCACCAGGAAGAAAAGTGGGTTCCATTGCTGCTAGGAGAACCGGAAGAAGGAGATAA
- a CDS encoding archaeal ribosomal protein L23 (PFAM: Ribosomal protein L23~TIGRFAM: archaeal ribosomal protein L23), producing the protein MDPYDIIIKPQLTEKSMNAIDYKNELTFVVRRTAKKPQIKQAFQELFDVKVERVNTQISSRGEKIAYLKLAEDDSAEDIAVKMGVF; encoded by the coding sequence ATGGATCCTTACGATATAATAATTAAACCACAGTTAACTGAGAAAAGCATGAACGCCATTGATTACAAAAACGAGTTAACCTTTGTGGTCCGAAGAACCGCAAAGAAGCCCCAAATCAAACAGGCTTTCCAGGAACTCTTTGATGTTAAAGTGGAACGGGTTAACACTCAGATTAGCTCCCGTGGTGAAAAAATAGCCTACCTTAAACTGGCAGAAGATGATAGTGCCGAAGACATTGCCGTTAAAATGGGAGTATTCTAG
- a CDS encoding 50S ribosomal protein L4P (PFAM: Ribosomal protein L4/L1 family~TIGRFAM: 50S ribosomal protein L4P) → MGMTKIKVYSLEGKVTGEMELPEIFCEEFRPDLIKRAVLSAQTARIQPWGTDPMAGKRTTAKSFGAGRGAAMVPRVKGSRHPAGSKGAFVPQTTGGRKAHPPRTARIIHEKINKKERKLAIRSALAATTNQELVEARGHRIDNVPQIPFVVDDELCGVKKTSETREIFKNLGIMDDVVRAKNGRKIRAGRGKTRGRKYKTPKGPLLVVGEDKGISLGARNHPGVDVVVVDNLNAELLAPGTHPGRLTVYTKSAIEKLGDLFQN, encoded by the coding sequence ATGGGAATGACGAAGATCAAAGTTTACTCATTAGAAGGTAAAGTTACTGGCGAGATGGAGCTTCCAGAAATATTCTGTGAAGAATTCAGACCGGACCTCATAAAAAGGGCGGTTCTCTCTGCTCAAACAGCCCGTATCCAGCCATGGGGAACAGATCCCATGGCAGGTAAACGAACTACAGCTAAATCATTCGGTGCAGGTCGAGGAGCAGCTATGGTCCCCCGTGTAAAGGGTTCAAGACACCCCGCAGGTTCCAAGGGAGCATTCGTGCCCCAGACAACCGGTGGAAGAAAAGCCCACCCACCAAGGACAGCCAGGATCATCCACGAGAAGATCAACAAAAAAGAAAGAAAACTGGCCATACGCTCAGCACTAGCAGCCACCACCAACCAAGAACTGGTGGAAGCCCGGGGTCACCGGATTGACAACGTACCTCAAATACCATTCGTGGTGGACGATGAACTATGCGGAGTCAAGAAGACCAGCGAAACCAGGGAAATTTTCAAAAACCTGGGAATAATGGATGACGTGGTTCGAGCCAAAAACGGTAGAAAAATCAGGGCTGGTAGAGGTAAAACCAGGGGAAGAAAATACAAAACTCCCAAAGGACCCTTACTTGTCGTAGGAGAAGACAAAGGAATAAGTCTAGGAGCCAGAAACCACCCTGGAGTAGATGTAGTTGTGGTGGATAACCTCAATGCAGAACTCCTGGCACCAGGAACACACCCCGGCCGACTTACTGTTTACACTAAATCAGCAATTGAAAAACTGGGAGATTTATTCCAGAATTAG
- a CDS encoding archaeal ribosomal protein L3 (PFAM: Ribosomal protein L3~TIGRFAM: archaeal ribosomal protein L3) — protein sequence MARHHQPRKGSVAFSPRKRAARESPRISSWPEREEPGLLGFPGYKVGMTHVTQMDNTKNSPTEGMEISTPVTVVETPPIVVMGIRAYTQTSRGIKAMTDVLAAEMDEDLKRKISIPVEYDSEAQLASLKEKMDQVVEIRALIHTKPRMASVPKKKPELLECGIGGNSVEDKLEYAASVLGKEINPADVFADGEHTDAIAVTKGKGFQGVIKRWGVRIQYGKAARSSKGRHVGSIGPWSPARTMWTVPMAGQMGYHQRTEYNKKILKIGEAEQADEVNPKGGFVKYGIVKNNYLLLKGSLPGPSKRLVMLRKAMRPHGKHDDAPQISYISTASKQGV from the coding sequence ATGGCTAGACATCATCAACCTAGAAAAGGATCAGTTGCATTTAGTCCTAGAAAAAGAGCAGCCAGGGAATCACCCCGTATAAGCTCCTGGCCCGAAAGGGAAGAGCCGGGTCTTTTAGGTTTCCCAGGTTACAAAGTGGGTATGACCCACGTGACTCAGATGGATAACACCAAAAACTCACCAACCGAAGGAATGGAAATCTCCACTCCTGTCACTGTAGTGGAAACCCCACCAATAGTGGTAATGGGTATCCGGGCTTACACCCAGACCAGCAGAGGAATCAAAGCCATGACCGATGTCCTGGCGGCAGAAATGGATGAAGACCTCAAACGGAAAATCTCCATACCTGTAGAATATGATTCTGAAGCTCAACTGGCAAGTCTCAAAGAAAAAATGGATCAAGTGGTGGAAATCCGGGCACTTATACACACCAAACCCCGAATGGCCAGTGTTCCCAAGAAAAAACCAGAACTACTGGAATGTGGAATTGGTGGAAACAGTGTGGAAGATAAACTGGAATACGCTGCCAGTGTACTGGGAAAAGAAATCAACCCTGCCGATGTTTTCGCCGATGGTGAACACACCGATGCAATAGCAGTCACTAAAGGTAAAGGATTTCAGGGAGTCATAAAAAGATGGGGTGTCCGTATACAGTACGGAAAAGCCGCCCGAAGTAGTAAAGGAAGGCACGTTGGTTCAATAGGACCTTGGTCCCCAGCCAGAACCATGTGGACTGTACCCATGGCTGGTCAGATGGGATACCACCAGCGTACCGAGTACAACAAGAAAATCCTCAAAATAGGAGAAGCCGAACAGGCTGATGAGGTTAATCCTAAAGGTGGATTCGTGAAGTATGGAATTGTTAAAAACAACTATTTACTCCTTAAAGGATCATTACCTGGACCATCCAAAAGGCTGGTCATGTTAAGAAAGGCAATGAGACCCCACGGAAAACACGATGATGCTCCACAAATATCATATATCAGCACAGCCTCCAAGCAGGGAGTCTAG
- a CDS encoding hypothetical protein (PFAM: Uncharacterized ACR, COG2106), whose protein sequence is MSLKNISIFIPSSFLRETKDLKLKTYKVGLIGRSAALFRATKIVIYSDTEDPEDRKGVKFISDILTYMNTPQYLRKKVFPITRELRNVGILPPLRTPHHPTGELHQGDFRQGLTLKRTKKGTIVDIGADRDALCKEKLSVNRVLSFRVDKLGKEIIITPDEPQVYWGYDVLSTYKSLDDSIDLLKPQPDLVVGTSRYAEPITSVLNEVKEGLRGSKHVAILFGGPYSGLHELMGNPGDVLDLEVNTIPNQGTKTVRTEEAVLATLSVFNILMD, encoded by the coding sequence ATGTCACTTAAGAACATTTCAATTTTTATACCCTCTTCTTTTCTCAGGGAAACAAAAGATTTAAAACTAAAGACATACAAAGTAGGCTTGATTGGCAGATCAGCCGCCCTGTTTCGGGCTACAAAAATCGTTATTTACAGCGATACTGAAGACCCGGAAGACCGTAAAGGGGTAAAGTTTATTAGTGATATCCTCACTTATATGAATACCCCACAGTACCTTCGAAAAAAGGTATTTCCTATAACCAGGGAGTTGCGGAACGTAGGAATACTTCCTCCGCTTAGAACTCCTCATCACCCCACTGGAGAACTCCATCAAGGTGATTTTAGACAGGGACTTACATTAAAAAGGACCAAGAAAGGTACCATTGTTGATATTGGTGCCGACCGGGATGCACTGTGCAAAGAAAAGCTCAGTGTAAATCGGGTATTAAGCTTTAGGGTAGATAAGTTAGGAAAGGAAATAATAATCACTCCTGATGAACCTCAAGTTTATTGGGGGTACGATGTACTGTCTACTTATAAGAGTTTAGATGACAGCATAGATCTGTTAAAACCACAACCTGATCTGGTGGTGGGCACATCGCGCTATGCTGAACCCATCACTTCTGTTTTAAACGAAGTAAAAGAGGGGTTAAGGGGCTCCAAACACGTAGCTATTTTGTTTGGTGGTCCGTATTCGGGCTTACACGAATTAATGGGCAACCCAGGGGATGTACTGGACCTGGAGGTTAACACCATCCCTAATCAGGGAACTAAGACTGTAAGGACTGAAGAGGCAGTTTTAGCTACTTTATCAGTATTTAATATACTAATGGATTAG
- a CDS encoding putative RNA methylase (PFAM: Methyltransferase small domain) has product MITKKRQLEMALQAIPPHPHPDPNLEQYHTPASIAADVVWNAHAYGDLQDLKVVDLGCGTGILALGAALMGVVEVVGVDVDNDALQVANSEAVKLEVQDTCRFLNMDINDFQEQADTVIQNPPFGAQKANRKEGDRRFLEKALEVAPVVYSFHLAKTREFLELMVKALNASITHVFHYSFPLPRIYHFHQDEKREVEVIVLRIERME; this is encoded by the coding sequence ATGATAACCAAGAAAAGACAGTTGGAAATGGCCCTGCAGGCTATACCTCCTCATCCGCATCCTGATCCAAACCTTGAACAGTACCACACTCCGGCCAGTATTGCCGCTGATGTTGTATGGAATGCCCATGCCTACGGTGATCTTCAGGACCTGAAAGTAGTGGATCTTGGATGTGGGACCGGAATCCTTGCACTGGGAGCCGCTTTAATGGGGGTAGTGGAAGTTGTAGGTGTGGATGTAGATAATGATGCACTCCAAGTGGCAAATTCTGAGGCAGTAAAGCTTGAAGTTCAGGATACATGTCGGTTTTTGAATATGGATATCAATGATTTCCAGGAACAGGCGGATACTGTGATCCAGAACCCCCCTTTCGGGGCACAGAAAGCCAACCGTAAGGAGGGTGATCGCAGGTTCCTTGAAAAAGCCCTTGAAGTGGCACCTGTTGTTTACTCTTTCCATCTGGCTAAGACCCGGGAGTTCTTAGAATTAATGGTGAAAGCTTTAAATGCCAGTATCACCCATGTTTTCCACTACAGTTTTCCCCTACCACGTATCTATCACTTTCACCAGGATGAGAAACGTGAAGTAGAAGTTATTGTTTTAAGGATAGAACGAATGGAGTAA
- a CDS encoding acetyl-CoA carboxylase, biotin carboxylase subunit (PFAM: Carbamoyl-phosphate synthase L chain, ATP binding domain; Biotin carboxylase C-terminal domain; Carbamoyl-phosphate synthase L chain, N-terminal domain~TIGRFAM: acetyl-CoA carboxylase, biotin carboxylase subunit) — protein sequence MFEKVLVANRGEIAIRVMRACRELDVKSVAVYSEADKNSLFAKYADESYCIGGPSPADSYLNIPRILEVAEKSGADALHPGYGFLAENPHLGDECAQNGLKLIGPSGSVIEAMGSKIESRKLMEKAGVPVIPGNSKGVTDPDEALKIAEAIGYPVIVKASAGGGGIGMRTVYEKDEMLRALESTQSVAASAFGDSTVFIEKYVEEPRHIEFQILADEHGNTIHVADRECSIQRRHQKLIEEAPSPIMTDELREQMGQAAVKAASSIGYTNAGTVEFLYSDGEFYFLEMNTRIQVEHPITEVVTGVDLVKEQLKIASGRELCCTQDEIQVRGHAIECRINAEDPLADFAPNPGKITGYRSPGGPGVRVDSGVYMNYTIPPYYDSMISKLIVWGRNRNEAITRMRRALSEYIILGVKTTIPFHKSMMLSPNFWEAKLHTHFVDEYRKEIMENMEKVIREDKEKEARLKSTFLPSKRVAAVSAAVSSHIASSMANKKK from the coding sequence ATGTTTGAAAAGGTCCTGGTTGCTAACCGTGGAGAGATTGCCATCAGGGTGATGCGCGCCTGCAGAGAGCTGGACGTGAAGAGTGTTGCTGTATATTCTGAAGCGGATAAAAACTCACTCTTTGCCAAGTACGCCGATGAATCATACTGTATAGGAGGACCCTCACCGGCAGATAGTTACCTGAATATTCCCCGGATCCTGGAAGTTGCCGAAAAATCAGGGGCAGATGCACTGCACCCGGGATACGGTTTCCTGGCTGAAAACCCCCACCTGGGAGATGAGTGTGCTCAGAATGGATTGAAACTCATAGGACCCTCTGGTTCTGTAATCGAAGCAATGGGAAGTAAGATTGAATCACGTAAACTCATGGAAAAAGCAGGAGTCCCAGTAATACCAGGTAACAGCAAGGGTGTAACTGATCCAGATGAAGCCCTTAAGATTGCAGAGGCCATTGGTTATCCAGTGATAGTTAAGGCATCCGCAGGTGGTGGGGGTATAGGAATGCGTACAGTCTACGAGAAAGATGAAATGTTGCGGGCCCTGGAATCCACCCAATCCGTGGCAGCATCTGCATTCGGAGATTCCACTGTTTTTATTGAAAAGTACGTGGAAGAACCCCGCCATATTGAATTCCAGATCCTGGCTGATGAACATGGTAACACCATCCATGTAGCTGACCGGGAGTGCAGTATCCAGCGCAGACACCAGAAACTCATTGAGGAAGCACCTTCACCAATTATGACTGATGAACTCCGGGAGCAAATGGGCCAGGCCGCTGTGAAAGCAGCTTCATCAATAGGATACACCAATGCAGGGACAGTAGAGTTCCTCTATTCAGATGGAGAATTTTATTTCCTGGAAATGAATACCCGTATCCAGGTAGAACACCCCATAACCGAAGTGGTCACAGGAGTTGATCTGGTTAAAGAACAACTTAAGATCGCTTCCGGACGAGAGTTATGCTGTACCCAGGATGAGATCCAGGTGAGAGGGCATGCCATTGAGTGCCGAATCAATGCTGAGGACCCATTAGCAGATTTTGCACCCAATCCAGGTAAGATAACTGGTTATCGCTCCCCAGGAGGTCCAGGAGTTCGTGTGGATAGTGGGGTTTACATGAATTACACCATACCACCATATTATGATTCCATGATCTCCAAGCTCATTGTCTGGGGACGCAACCGTAACGAAGCCATAACCCGGATGAGGCGAGCCCTCTCGGAATACATTATACTGGGAGTGAAAACCACCATTCCTTTCCATAAATCCATGATGTTAAGTCCTAATTTCTGGGAAGCAAAGTTACACACACACTTTGTGGATGAATACCGTAAGGAAATAATGGAAAACATGGAAAAAGTCATCAGGGAAGATAAAGAAAAAGAAGCTCGGCTTAAATCAACATTCTTACCATCTAAAAGAGTTGCTGCAGTTTCAGCAGCTGTTTCAAGCCACATCGCAAGTTCCATGGCTAATAAAAAGAAATGA
- a CDS encoding birA, biotin-(acetyl-CoA-carboxylase) ligase (PFAM: HTH domain; Biotin protein ligase C terminal domain; Biotin/lipoate A/B protein ligase family~TIGRFAM: birA, biotin-[acetyl-CoA-carboxylase] ligase region), whose protein sequence is MPQKQILKKFHAQKDEYVSRDQLTSEAGISDIQLKNEIQSLKKEGYIIDSSPELGYRLIKTPNRLLPYEIQLDLATNFIGQEIHHYSEVDSTNEVAKELAEKGAPEGTIIIAESQRSGKGRRGKKWLSPSGGVWMTIILRPDIPLSQAPLLTLVTGVAVAETLAKDCNLDVGIKWPNDILIGEKKVCGILTEASASAKGLDYVVVGIGIDLNVDVEAFPPKLREGATSLRRELDKEIQGVELVQDFLVNFENLYNDFTRGQFTEILNQWRRLSKTIGSYVEVHQKGRIVRGVAVGISKEGILILEMDDGSLQKVISGECIHYKGN, encoded by the coding sequence ATGCCCCAGAAGCAGATTTTAAAAAAATTCCATGCGCAAAAGGATGAATATGTATCCCGTGACCAGTTGACATCTGAGGCGGGTATATCAGACATTCAGCTCAAAAACGAAATACAATCACTCAAAAAAGAGGGTTATATAATTGATTCATCCCCTGAACTGGGTTATCGTCTGATTAAAACACCTAACAGACTCTTACCTTATGAAATACAGCTAGATCTGGCCACTAACTTCATTGGACAGGAAATTCATCATTACTCTGAGGTGGATTCCACCAACGAAGTTGCCAAAGAACTGGCCGAAAAAGGCGCACCTGAAGGAACAATTATTATAGCTGAAAGTCAGCGCAGTGGTAAAGGCAGACGAGGCAAAAAGTGGTTGTCACCCTCCGGCGGGGTTTGGATGACCATAATACTCAGACCAGACATTCCCCTGTCCCAGGCACCTTTATTAACCCTGGTAACCGGAGTAGCAGTTGCTGAAACACTAGCCAAGGATTGTAACCTGGACGTAGGCATAAAATGGCCTAATGACATATTAATTGGTGAAAAAAAGGTCTGTGGAATACTAACTGAAGCCAGTGCCAGTGCAAAAGGGCTGGATTATGTGGTAGTTGGTATTGGAATTGATCTCAATGTCGACGTGGAAGCTTTCCCCCCAAAACTACGAGAAGGTGCAACATCCCTCAGAAGAGAGCTTGACAAGGAAATTCAGGGAGTAGAACTGGTTCAAGATTTCCTGGTGAACTTTGAAAACCTTTACAATGATTTCACCAGAGGCCAATTCACCGAAATCCTTAACCAGTGGCGCAGACTTTCCAAAACCATTGGCTCTTATGTAGAAGTTCACCAAAAAGGCAGAATAGTTAGAGGAGTAGCGGTGGGCATAAGCAAAGAAGGAATTTTAATTCTGGAAATGGACGATGGCAGCCTGCAAAAAGTTATATCCGGAGAATGCATACACTACAAAGGAAATTAA
- a CDS encoding putative LmbE-like protein (PFAM: GlcNAc-PI de-N-acetylase): MDLKFKVILLLVSIVSLTVIVFSYSQLPFYPPDYPAGPTINAGDRVLIVAPHPDDEVICNGGIIRYAVENQIPVKVVVVTDGNDTKTSPLIRHNETINGTKILGLGEENVTFLGYKDGSLRNLLNDNWDYSNPFTASDGSKQVTYPYAFQENATYCGANLVENLETIIADFNPTIIIYPSGDDEQFDHQATSGFIEYATQETGYNGNKYTYLLHLPPDWPSPRSYYPEYYLVPPKQMVGVENGPEWFVFNLTTLEMRFKEQSLRAYKTQIVPSSYLLSFLRKNELFAKYPTLNVSKSTDNSSLSDFADSSKNLTNLFYDAAGDGKYHGKEKSLDITSFGIHVNDATPNGKSWVSLKTVGEPSLDAVYNIHMNIFNPGGTERVKISVQNGSGEIQREVNGSSTSNNIPVIIQNKTIVTEIPSDLFKNSPYFILSADATKSGAIIDQTPWRVIKITG; this comes from the coding sequence ATGGATCTGAAGTTTAAAGTAATCCTGTTATTAGTTTCAATAGTTTCTTTGACTGTGATTGTTTTTTCTTATTCACAGCTCCCATTTTATCCTCCAGATTATCCTGCAGGGCCCACAATAAATGCAGGAGACAGGGTGCTGATTGTGGCACCACACCCCGATGATGAGGTTATCTGCAATGGAGGGATAATACGTTACGCAGTGGAAAACCAGATACCAGTTAAGGTGGTGGTGGTGACTGATGGTAATGACACCAAAACTTCACCCCTCATCCGACATAATGAAACAATCAACGGAACAAAGATACTGGGTTTAGGTGAAGAGAACGTTACATTCCTTGGTTACAAGGATGGAAGTTTGAGGAATCTTTTAAATGATAATTGGGATTATAGTAATCCTTTCACTGCTTCAGATGGTTCAAAACAGGTAACTTACCCCTACGCATTCCAGGAAAACGCCACTTACTGTGGTGCTAACCTGGTTGAGAATCTGGAAACCATAATCGCGGACTTTAACCCCACCATAATCATCTATCCCAGTGGAGATGATGAACAGTTTGATCATCAGGCCACCAGTGGTTTCATTGAGTACGCCACCCAGGAAACAGGGTACAATGGGAATAAATACACTTATCTGTTACATTTACCCCCGGACTGGCCTAGTCCAAGGAGTTATTATCCAGAATATTATTTGGTCCCTCCAAAACAGATGGTGGGGGTTGAAAATGGTCCGGAATGGTTTGTATTTAATCTCACCACATTAGAAATGCGTTTTAAAGAGCAATCATTGCGGGCCTATAAGACCCAGATTGTCCCTTCATCATACCTCCTGTCATTCCTGCGTAAAAATGAATTATTCGCAAAATATCCGACATTGAATGTGTCAAAGTCCACTGATAATTCATCGCTTAGTGATTTTGCAGATAGTTCTAAAAATTTAACCAATTTATTTTATGATGCAGCTGGTGATGGGAAATATCATGGAAAAGAAAAATCACTGGATATAACCTCATTTGGAATACATGTCAATGATGCAACACCCAATGGAAAGTCATGGGTATCTCTAAAAACAGTGGGTGAACCCTCTTTAGATGCAGTGTATAATATCCATATGAATATTTTCAATCCAGGGGGAACTGAAAGGGTGAAAATCTCGGTTCAAAATGGGAGTGGGGAGATACAGAGGGAAGTAAATGGTAGTTCAACCAGTAATAATATTCCAGTAATTATCCAGAACAAGACCATAGTGACTGAAATCCCATCAGATCTTTTCAAAAACAGCCCTTATTTTATTTTAAGCGCTGATGCGACTAAATCAGGGGCAATAATTGATCAAACTCCCTGGAGGGTTATAAAAATAACAGGATAA